In Drosophila yakuba strain Tai18E2 chromosome 2R, Prin_Dyak_Tai18E2_2.1, whole genome shotgun sequence, a single genomic region encodes these proteins:
- the LOC6531152 gene encoding uncharacterized protein LOC6531152: MHSRAAVAFILAALIAAVILPSPAAAIPMEDDTVDRPNTDYPALFRAFLDLGHALFGTWTPEGAIEEFIRKREAEGLSQ; this comes from the coding sequence ATGCATTCCAGAGCTGCAGTCGCCTTCATTTTAGCAGCACTGATCGCTGCAGTAATCCTGCCCAGCCCAGCTGCAGCCATTCCCATGGAAGATGACACCGTGGACAGACCAAACACCGATTATCCAGCCTTGTTCAGAGCCTTCTTGGACCTGGGACACGCCCTCTTCGGCACCTGGACGCCCGAAGGAGCGATAGAGGAGTTTATTCGAAAGCGGGAGGCTGAAGGGCTTAGCCAGTAG
- the LOC6531153 gene encoding transcriptional regulator DEF1 isoform X1 → MFSFLIFSSMWPPSSCLWLALVLLVGATQGQSGSREHFEDADKSSEYTDQQYDLRHTIPGEPGLDYPILSAPPKTSFVCKGRHEGYYADVESRCQAFRICAHTARSPQGFGFLCPNGTLFSQKNFVCDWYRNVNCDDSERYYEMNEEKTVGSTHEMMERVRHMMEYPMKTISKALQQTQSQSQNPHHSLSKDLSGASGVLSQPAAINHNPVSPAVGRGEDVKSEPLNAAPISNINAEDSEGEGIYVNSLGELSSDPGIQFDHTNAHIVAEYPREYHFQKQKNFAERVNAGLETFTDSESTNSEVMAPDYIKHIRNTKDEAVQQDLVSNINNLLDEVSTDVDPSVSGYQSMAPPKVKQPFRFLSRGFSMQGENGKGSSASGYGYIKPKQTASTVRFTPNEIPTEDHKSIEHKHKFPKPTSTSSTTTTATESATESIEQLLIAPTLPPAEDEEVSTSVASEVTSTPAAEPLTFLAPPLSEVVTNGEESAIESIGQAAALTASLPISEDIVRVEQITEDSEKNDVHQEAAKLLLAGVQLTSHNVEKPLEGNDVVVTSTTTTSPITPVMVTSTEVVTEISSTQERIRGYRRNRPGAMLKRAHIRPLPTVRTTTASTTPRSTTPTRSYLERLAASRLRLSRLSQATRSTTKATTSLPSTTTTPATTTTVSSFQQIRGGAEPGPNKRLTVRDIDRETKVAPSKANWESVHSNLQRFQVQRGNRVYTPATRATSSNVATTSSTTTTPRSYVAATSTRSTVNVNRGKNRYSNFKTQAPVQRTRGTTTPSTTLRPTSSLSSLNQHISALASNYNAGYSYNQATQISKPIPQSPSHVYATHTASDIAGHAYQTQATSSLNPASAFLSFDKLTRAIVDESVLQNFKSAQSQGSNQPQRQQQQQQHQVAKQQHHSLSNSYVKPAAAPAISSLTVPARPQQTAQSSVLPPPPGIVIARAEGQRITPNSASNIISSLATQAPVTSSQGNSYVSLNDFLNNKFGQSPAASSNVQSAATLQQQQQRVPQQQQQHYQQQATLPLQQQQRQPVVQQHQQSVQQHHQSVQQHQQSVQQQQQSVHQSVQQQRQPVQQQLSFISQQYQQPQQQSIYQQYKQPPQQQHFQQQQQQRTTIHTNQQPYLTPNIFVPYHQQQQQLPQFPPLAPPVAVSTGNIAQGPVIAGRHVDHLNVQLPTLANGLIPGLQLAQKRSDVSASQLQLTDTTAKGSLSGSGKSRERAFYAGRTSYDVPQSSVGRLPNDITQQLRRRLRRY, encoded by the exons atgttttcatttttaattttttccagcATGTGGCCACCCAGCTCCTGTCTGTGGTTGGCTCTCGTCCTCCTGGTGGGCGCGACCCAGGGCCAGAGCGGCAGTCGAGAGCACTTCGAGGATGCGGACAAGTCCAGCGAGTACACGGATCAGCAGTACGACCTACGACACACGATTCCCGGAGAGCCGGGCCTCGACTATCCCATTCTAAGTGCCCCGCCAAAGACCAGCTTTGTGTGCAAGGGAAGACATGAAG GTTATTACGCGGATGTGGAAAGTCGCTGCCAAGCCTTCCGCATTTGTGCCCATACTGCCCGCTCACCACAAGGATTCGGTTTCCTCTGCCCCAATGGAACGCTCTTCAGCCAGAAGAACTTTGTTTGCGATTGGTACCGCAATGTGAACTGCGATGATTCGGAGAGGTACTATGAAATGAACGAGGAGAAAACCGTGGGCAGCACCCACGAAATGATGGAGCGAGTGCGTCACATGATGGAGTACCCCATGAAAACCATTTCGAAGGCTTTGCAACAAACCCAATCCCAGTCGCAGAATCCGCACCACAGTCTTAGCAAAGATTTGAGTGGGGCTAGTGGTGTTTTGAGCCAACCTGCGGCCATTAATCACAATCCTGTATCCCCAGCTGTTGGACGCGGTGAAGACGTGAAAAGTGAGCCACTAAATGCGGCGCCAATAAGTAACATAAACGCCGAGGACAGTGAAGGCGAGGGTATATATGTGAACAGCTTGGGAGAACTTTCCTCAGATCCAGGCATTCAGTTTGATCACACCAATGCCCACATCGTGGCAGAATATCCCAGGGAATACCACttccaaaagcaaaagaactTTGCCGAGCGTGTTAACGCGGGCTTGGAAACCTTTACCGATTCGGAATCAACCAATTCAGAGGTTATGGCACCCGATTACATCAAGCATATCAGAAATACGAAGGACGAGGCCGTGCAACAAGATCTTGTATCGAATATTAACAATCTGCTGGATGAGGTATCCACGGATGTGGATCCCTCCGTTTCCGGCTATCAATCAATGGCGCCTCCGAAAGTTAAGCAACCATTCCGATTCCTAAGTCGTGGCTTCTCCATGCAGGGCGAAAACGGAAAGGGTAGCTCAGCTTCGGGCTATGGCTACATTAAACCCAAGCAAACGGCCAGCACTGTAAGATTTACG ccCAATGAGATACCCACCGAAGATCACAAATCCATTGAGCACAAACACAAGTTTCCCAAACCAACAAGTACCAGCAGCACCACTACCACAGCCACTGAGTCAGCCACTGAGTCAATAGAACAACTGCTGATAGCACCAACTTTGCCACCCGCTGAGGATGAGGAAGTAAGCACGTCAGTGGCATCTGAGGTCACCTCAACCCCGGCCGCGGAACCACTCACGTTCTTGGCTCCACCACTGTCAGAAGTGGTGACTAACGGGGAAGAGTCGGCCATCGAATCCATTGGACAGGCAGCAGCTCTCACTGCCAGTCTGCCCATAAGTGAGGATATAGTCCGAGTGGAGCAGATCACCGAAGACTCTGAGAAGAATGATGTGCATCAAGAGGCCGCCAAGCTACTGTTGGCAGGTGTGCAGCTGACCTCCCACAATGTTGAGAAGCCTTTGGAAGGGAACGATGTGGTGGTCACCAGTACCACAACCACTAGCCCCATTACGCCAGTCATGGTCACATCCACCGAAGTGGTGACCGAGATCAGTAGCACTCAGGAGCGGATTCGTGGCTACCGCAGGAATCGGCCCGGCGCCATGTTGAAGCGTGCCCACATTCGCCCCTTGCCCACTGTGCGAACTACAACAGCGTCTACCACGCCAAGGAGCACAACACCCACAAGAAGCTACCTGGAACGCCTGGCCGCCAGCAGGTTGCGACTTTCTCGACTGTCCCAAGCCACCAGAAGCACCACAAAGGCAACAACGTCCTTGCCCAGCACCACAACAACCCCGGCGACAACCACCACAGTGTCCTCATTCCAACAGATTCGCGGTGGAGCCGAGCCAGGTCCGAATAAGAGGCTTACAGTGCGCGATATTGATCGCGAGACAAAGGTGGCCCCAAGCAAGGCCAACTGGGAAAGCGTCCACAGCAACCTGCAACGCTTCCAGGTGCAACGCGGCAATCGAGTGTATACACCAGCAACACGAGCCACCAGCAGTAATGTGGcaaccaccagcagcaccaccaccactccTAGAAGCTATGTTGCGGCCACATCTACGCGATCCACCGTTAACGTTAATCGCGGCAAGAATCGCTACTCCAACTTCAAGACCCAGGCACCCGTGCAAAGAACTCGCGGTACCACCACACCGAGCACCACTCTGCGTCCCACATCCTCGCTGTCTTCGCTGAACCAACATATCTCCGCCCTGGCATCGAACTATAATGCTGGCTATAGTTACAACCAGGCCACGCAAATCAGCAAACCCATCCCACAATCACCATCACATGTCtatgccacacacacagccagcGATATTGCTGGGCACGCCTATCAAACCCAAGCCACATCCAGTCTTAATCCCGCCTCCGCTTTCCTATCCTTTGACAAGTTAACCCGTGCCATTGTTGACGAATCCGTTTTACAGAATTTTAAGAGTGCCCAGTCGCAGGGTTCCAATCAACCGCAgcgtcagcagcagcagcagcaacaccaagtGGCCAAGCAGCAACACCACTCGCTTAGCAACAGCTACGTaaagccagcagcagcgccag CTATTTCCAGTCTGACTGTGCCAGCACGCCCCCAGCAAACAGCGCAGTCATCTGTGCTGCCTCCTCCACCAGGAATTGTGATTGCACGAGCTGAAGGTCAGCGCATTACACCCAACTCCGCCAGCAACATCATTTCCAGCCTGGCTACTCAAGCTCCAGTGACAAGCAGCCAAGGCAACTCCTATGTCTCGCTCAACGATTTcttgaacaacaaatttggTCAGAGTCCTGCAGCCAGCAGCAATGTTCAATCTGCTGCCactttgcagcagcagcaacagcgtgtgccgcaacaacagcagcagcactatCAGCAGCAAGCAACTCTGcctttgcagcagcagcaaaggcaACCTGTGgtgcagcagcatcagcagtcCGTGCAACAGCATCACCAGTCCgtgcaacagcatcagcagtcagtgcaacagcaacagcagtcgGTTCATCAGTCCGTGCAACAGCAACGCCAGCctgtgcagcagcaactgagTTTCATCTCGCAACAATACCaacagccgcaacagcagAGCATCTACCAGCAATATAAGCAGCCaccccagcagcagcacttccagcagcagcaacagcaacggacCACGATCCACACCAATCAGCAGCCCTATCTTACACCCAACATTTTCGTGCCctaccaccagcagcagcagcagttgcccCAATTCCCGCCATTGGCACCACCGGTGGCAGTGTCCACTGGAAATATTGCCCAGGGACCGGTGATTGCCGGACGCCATGTGGATCACCTGAATGTGCAGCTGCCCACGCTGGCCAATGGCTTGATACCTGGCCTGCAATTGGCCCAAAAGCGGAGCGACGTTTCGGCCAGTCAGCTGCAGCTCACGGACACCACGGCCAAGGGCAGCTTGTCCGGATCTGGCAAGAGCCGGGAACGTGCCTTCTATGCCGGACGCACATCCTACGATGTGCCGCAGAGCAGCGTGGGTCGATTGCCCAACGATATTACACAGCAACTACGACGCCGGTTGCGGCGCTACTAG
- the LOC6531153 gene encoding transcription initiation factor TFIID subunit 12b isoform X3 has translation MFSFLIFSSMWPPSSCLWLALVLLVGATQGQSGSREHFEDADKSSEYTDQQYDLRHTIPGEPGLDYPILSAPPKTSFVCKGRHEGYYADVESRCQAFRICAHTARSPQGFGFLCPNGTLFSQKNFVCDWYRNVNCDDSERYYEMNEEKTVGSTHEMMERVRHMMEYPMKTISKALQQTQSQSQNPHHSLSKDLSGASGVLSQPAAINHNPVSPAVGRGEDVKSEPLNAAPISNINAEDSEGEGIYVNSLGELSSDPGIQFDHTNAHIVAEYPREYHFQKQKNFAERVNAGLETFTDSESTNSEVMAPDYIKHIRNTKDEAVQQDLVSNINNLLDEVSTDVDPSVSGYQSMAPPKVKQPFRFLSRGFSMQGENGKGSSASGYGYIKPKQTASTVRFTNFKSAQSQGSNQPQRQQQQQQHQVAKQQHHSLSNSYVKPAAAPAISSLTVPARPQQTAQSSVLPPPPGIVIARAEGQRITPNSASNIISSLATQAPVTSSQGNSYVSLNDFLNNKFGQSPAASSNVQSAATLQQQQQRVPQQQQQHYQQQATLPLQQQQRQPVVQQHQQSVQQHHQSVQQHQQSVQQQQQSVHQSVQQQRQPVQQQLSFISQQYQQPQQQSIYQQYKQPPQQQHFQQQQQQRTTIHTNQQPYLTPNIFVPYHQQQQQLPQFPPLAPPVAVSTGNIAQGPVIAGRHVDHLNVQLPTLANGLIPGLQLAQKRSDVSASQLQLTDTTAKGSLSGSGKSRERAFYAGRTSYDVPQSSVGRLPNDITQQLRRRLRRY, from the exons atgttttcatttttaattttttccagcATGTGGCCACCCAGCTCCTGTCTGTGGTTGGCTCTCGTCCTCCTGGTGGGCGCGACCCAGGGCCAGAGCGGCAGTCGAGAGCACTTCGAGGATGCGGACAAGTCCAGCGAGTACACGGATCAGCAGTACGACCTACGACACACGATTCCCGGAGAGCCGGGCCTCGACTATCCCATTCTAAGTGCCCCGCCAAAGACCAGCTTTGTGTGCAAGGGAAGACATGAAG GTTATTACGCGGATGTGGAAAGTCGCTGCCAAGCCTTCCGCATTTGTGCCCATACTGCCCGCTCACCACAAGGATTCGGTTTCCTCTGCCCCAATGGAACGCTCTTCAGCCAGAAGAACTTTGTTTGCGATTGGTACCGCAATGTGAACTGCGATGATTCGGAGAGGTACTATGAAATGAACGAGGAGAAAACCGTGGGCAGCACCCACGAAATGATGGAGCGAGTGCGTCACATGATGGAGTACCCCATGAAAACCATTTCGAAGGCTTTGCAACAAACCCAATCCCAGTCGCAGAATCCGCACCACAGTCTTAGCAAAGATTTGAGTGGGGCTAGTGGTGTTTTGAGCCAACCTGCGGCCATTAATCACAATCCTGTATCCCCAGCTGTTGGACGCGGTGAAGACGTGAAAAGTGAGCCACTAAATGCGGCGCCAATAAGTAACATAAACGCCGAGGACAGTGAAGGCGAGGGTATATATGTGAACAGCTTGGGAGAACTTTCCTCAGATCCAGGCATTCAGTTTGATCACACCAATGCCCACATCGTGGCAGAATATCCCAGGGAATACCACttccaaaagcaaaagaactTTGCCGAGCGTGTTAACGCGGGCTTGGAAACCTTTACCGATTCGGAATCAACCAATTCAGAGGTTATGGCACCCGATTACATCAAGCATATCAGAAATACGAAGGACGAGGCCGTGCAACAAGATCTTGTATCGAATATTAACAATCTGCTGGATGAGGTATCCACGGATGTGGATCCCTCCGTTTCCGGCTATCAATCAATGGCGCCTCCGAAAGTTAAGCAACCATTCCGATTCCTAAGTCGTGGCTTCTCCATGCAGGGCGAAAACGGAAAGGGTAGCTCAGCTTCGGGCTATGGCTACATTAAACCCAAGCAAACGGCCAGCACTGTAAGATTTACG AATTTTAAGAGTGCCCAGTCGCAGGGTTCCAATCAACCGCAgcgtcagcagcagcagcagcaacaccaagtGGCCAAGCAGCAACACCACTCGCTTAGCAACAGCTACGTaaagccagcagcagcgccag CTATTTCCAGTCTGACTGTGCCAGCACGCCCCCAGCAAACAGCGCAGTCATCTGTGCTGCCTCCTCCACCAGGAATTGTGATTGCACGAGCTGAAGGTCAGCGCATTACACCCAACTCCGCCAGCAACATCATTTCCAGCCTGGCTACTCAAGCTCCAGTGACAAGCAGCCAAGGCAACTCCTATGTCTCGCTCAACGATTTcttgaacaacaaatttggTCAGAGTCCTGCAGCCAGCAGCAATGTTCAATCTGCTGCCactttgcagcagcagcaacagcgtgtgccgcaacaacagcagcagcactatCAGCAGCAAGCAACTCTGcctttgcagcagcagcaaaggcaACCTGTGgtgcagcagcatcagcagtcCGTGCAACAGCATCACCAGTCCgtgcaacagcatcagcagtcagtgcaacagcaacagcagtcgGTTCATCAGTCCGTGCAACAGCAACGCCAGCctgtgcagcagcaactgagTTTCATCTCGCAACAATACCaacagccgcaacagcagAGCATCTACCAGCAATATAAGCAGCCaccccagcagcagcacttccagcagcagcaacagcaacggacCACGATCCACACCAATCAGCAGCCCTATCTTACACCCAACATTTTCGTGCCctaccaccagcagcagcagcagttgcccCAATTCCCGCCATTGGCACCACCGGTGGCAGTGTCCACTGGAAATATTGCCCAGGGACCGGTGATTGCCGGACGCCATGTGGATCACCTGAATGTGCAGCTGCCCACGCTGGCCAATGGCTTGATACCTGGCCTGCAATTGGCCCAAAAGCGGAGCGACGTTTCGGCCAGTCAGCTGCAGCTCACGGACACCACGGCCAAGGGCAGCTTGTCCGGATCTGGCAAGAGCCGGGAACGTGCCTTCTATGCCGGACGCACATCCTACGATGTGCCGCAGAGCAGCGTGGGTCGATTGCCCAACGATATTACACAGCAACTACGACGCCGGTTGCGGCGCTACTAG
- the LOC6531153 gene encoding transcriptional regulator DEF1 isoform X2, producing the protein MWPPSSCLWLALVLLVGATQGQSGSREHFEDADKSSEYTDQQYDLRHTIPGEPGLDYPILSAPPKTSFVCKGRHEGYYADVESRCQAFRICAHTARSPQGFGFLCPNGTLFSQKNFVCDWYRNVNCDDSERYYEMNEEKTVGSTHEMMERVRHMMEYPMKTISKALQQTQSQSQNPHHSLSKDLSGASGVLSQPAAINHNPVSPAVGRGEDVKSEPLNAAPISNINAEDSEGEGIYVNSLGELSSDPGIQFDHTNAHIVAEYPREYHFQKQKNFAERVNAGLETFTDSESTNSEVMAPDYIKHIRNTKDEAVQQDLVSNINNLLDEVSTDVDPSVSGYQSMAPPKVKQPFRFLSRGFSMQGENGKGSSASGYGYIKPKQTASTVRFTPNEIPTEDHKSIEHKHKFPKPTSTSSTTTTATESATESIEQLLIAPTLPPAEDEEVSTSVASEVTSTPAAEPLTFLAPPLSEVVTNGEESAIESIGQAAALTASLPISEDIVRVEQITEDSEKNDVHQEAAKLLLAGVQLTSHNVEKPLEGNDVVVTSTTTTSPITPVMVTSTEVVTEISSTQERIRGYRRNRPGAMLKRAHIRPLPTVRTTTASTTPRSTTPTRSYLERLAASRLRLSRLSQATRSTTKATTSLPSTTTTPATTTTVSSFQQIRGGAEPGPNKRLTVRDIDRETKVAPSKANWESVHSNLQRFQVQRGNRVYTPATRATSSNVATTSSTTTTPRSYVAATSTRSTVNVNRGKNRYSNFKTQAPVQRTRGTTTPSTTLRPTSSLSSLNQHISALASNYNAGYSYNQATQISKPIPQSPSHVYATHTASDIAGHAYQTQATSSLNPASAFLSFDKLTRAIVDESVLQNFKSAQSQGSNQPQRQQQQQQHQVAKQQHHSLSNSYVKPAAAPAISSLTVPARPQQTAQSSVLPPPPGIVIARAEGQRITPNSASNIISSLATQAPVTSSQGNSYVSLNDFLNNKFGQSPAASSNVQSAATLQQQQQRVPQQQQQHYQQQATLPLQQQQRQPVVQQHQQSVQQHHQSVQQHQQSVQQQQQSVHQSVQQQRQPVQQQLSFISQQYQQPQQQSIYQQYKQPPQQQHFQQQQQQRTTIHTNQQPYLTPNIFVPYHQQQQQLPQFPPLAPPVAVSTGNIAQGPVIAGRHVDHLNVQLPTLANGLIPGLQLAQKRSDVSASQLQLTDTTAKGSLSGSGKSRERAFYAGRTSYDVPQSSVGRLPNDITQQLRRRLRRY; encoded by the exons ATGTGGCCACCCAGCTCCTGTCTGTGGTTGGCTCTCGTCCTCCTGGTGGGCGCGACCCAGGGCCAGAGCGGCAGTCGAGAGCACTTCGAGGATGCGGACAAGTCCAGCGAGTACACGGATCAGCAGTACGACCTACGACACACGATTCCCGGAGAGCCGGGCCTCGACTATCCCATTCTAAGTGCCCCGCCAAAGACCAGCTTTGTGTGCAAGGGAAGACATGAAG GTTATTACGCGGATGTGGAAAGTCGCTGCCAAGCCTTCCGCATTTGTGCCCATACTGCCCGCTCACCACAAGGATTCGGTTTCCTCTGCCCCAATGGAACGCTCTTCAGCCAGAAGAACTTTGTTTGCGATTGGTACCGCAATGTGAACTGCGATGATTCGGAGAGGTACTATGAAATGAACGAGGAGAAAACCGTGGGCAGCACCCACGAAATGATGGAGCGAGTGCGTCACATGATGGAGTACCCCATGAAAACCATTTCGAAGGCTTTGCAACAAACCCAATCCCAGTCGCAGAATCCGCACCACAGTCTTAGCAAAGATTTGAGTGGGGCTAGTGGTGTTTTGAGCCAACCTGCGGCCATTAATCACAATCCTGTATCCCCAGCTGTTGGACGCGGTGAAGACGTGAAAAGTGAGCCACTAAATGCGGCGCCAATAAGTAACATAAACGCCGAGGACAGTGAAGGCGAGGGTATATATGTGAACAGCTTGGGAGAACTTTCCTCAGATCCAGGCATTCAGTTTGATCACACCAATGCCCACATCGTGGCAGAATATCCCAGGGAATACCACttccaaaagcaaaagaactTTGCCGAGCGTGTTAACGCGGGCTTGGAAACCTTTACCGATTCGGAATCAACCAATTCAGAGGTTATGGCACCCGATTACATCAAGCATATCAGAAATACGAAGGACGAGGCCGTGCAACAAGATCTTGTATCGAATATTAACAATCTGCTGGATGAGGTATCCACGGATGTGGATCCCTCCGTTTCCGGCTATCAATCAATGGCGCCTCCGAAAGTTAAGCAACCATTCCGATTCCTAAGTCGTGGCTTCTCCATGCAGGGCGAAAACGGAAAGGGTAGCTCAGCTTCGGGCTATGGCTACATTAAACCCAAGCAAACGGCCAGCACTGTAAGATTTACG ccCAATGAGATACCCACCGAAGATCACAAATCCATTGAGCACAAACACAAGTTTCCCAAACCAACAAGTACCAGCAGCACCACTACCACAGCCACTGAGTCAGCCACTGAGTCAATAGAACAACTGCTGATAGCACCAACTTTGCCACCCGCTGAGGATGAGGAAGTAAGCACGTCAGTGGCATCTGAGGTCACCTCAACCCCGGCCGCGGAACCACTCACGTTCTTGGCTCCACCACTGTCAGAAGTGGTGACTAACGGGGAAGAGTCGGCCATCGAATCCATTGGACAGGCAGCAGCTCTCACTGCCAGTCTGCCCATAAGTGAGGATATAGTCCGAGTGGAGCAGATCACCGAAGACTCTGAGAAGAATGATGTGCATCAAGAGGCCGCCAAGCTACTGTTGGCAGGTGTGCAGCTGACCTCCCACAATGTTGAGAAGCCTTTGGAAGGGAACGATGTGGTGGTCACCAGTACCACAACCACTAGCCCCATTACGCCAGTCATGGTCACATCCACCGAAGTGGTGACCGAGATCAGTAGCACTCAGGAGCGGATTCGTGGCTACCGCAGGAATCGGCCCGGCGCCATGTTGAAGCGTGCCCACATTCGCCCCTTGCCCACTGTGCGAACTACAACAGCGTCTACCACGCCAAGGAGCACAACACCCACAAGAAGCTACCTGGAACGCCTGGCCGCCAGCAGGTTGCGACTTTCTCGACTGTCCCAAGCCACCAGAAGCACCACAAAGGCAACAACGTCCTTGCCCAGCACCACAACAACCCCGGCGACAACCACCACAGTGTCCTCATTCCAACAGATTCGCGGTGGAGCCGAGCCAGGTCCGAATAAGAGGCTTACAGTGCGCGATATTGATCGCGAGACAAAGGTGGCCCCAAGCAAGGCCAACTGGGAAAGCGTCCACAGCAACCTGCAACGCTTCCAGGTGCAACGCGGCAATCGAGTGTATACACCAGCAACACGAGCCACCAGCAGTAATGTGGcaaccaccagcagcaccaccaccactccTAGAAGCTATGTTGCGGCCACATCTACGCGATCCACCGTTAACGTTAATCGCGGCAAGAATCGCTACTCCAACTTCAAGACCCAGGCACCCGTGCAAAGAACTCGCGGTACCACCACACCGAGCACCACTCTGCGTCCCACATCCTCGCTGTCTTCGCTGAACCAACATATCTCCGCCCTGGCATCGAACTATAATGCTGGCTATAGTTACAACCAGGCCACGCAAATCAGCAAACCCATCCCACAATCACCATCACATGTCtatgccacacacacagccagcGATATTGCTGGGCACGCCTATCAAACCCAAGCCACATCCAGTCTTAATCCCGCCTCCGCTTTCCTATCCTTTGACAAGTTAACCCGTGCCATTGTTGACGAATCCGTTTTACAGAATTTTAAGAGTGCCCAGTCGCAGGGTTCCAATCAACCGCAgcgtcagcagcagcagcagcaacaccaagtGGCCAAGCAGCAACACCACTCGCTTAGCAACAGCTACGTaaagccagcagcagcgccag CTATTTCCAGTCTGACTGTGCCAGCACGCCCCCAGCAAACAGCGCAGTCATCTGTGCTGCCTCCTCCACCAGGAATTGTGATTGCACGAGCTGAAGGTCAGCGCATTACACCCAACTCCGCCAGCAACATCATTTCCAGCCTGGCTACTCAAGCTCCAGTGACAAGCAGCCAAGGCAACTCCTATGTCTCGCTCAACGATTTcttgaacaacaaatttggTCAGAGTCCTGCAGCCAGCAGCAATGTTCAATCTGCTGCCactttgcagcagcagcaacagcgtgtgccgcaacaacagcagcagcactatCAGCAGCAAGCAACTCTGcctttgcagcagcagcaaaggcaACCTGTGgtgcagcagcatcagcagtcCGTGCAACAGCATCACCAGTCCgtgcaacagcatcagcagtcagtgcaacagcaacagcagtcgGTTCATCAGTCCGTGCAACAGCAACGCCAGCctgtgcagcagcaactgagTTTCATCTCGCAACAATACCaacagccgcaacagcagAGCATCTACCAGCAATATAAGCAGCCaccccagcagcagcacttccagcagcagcaacagcaacggacCACGATCCACACCAATCAGCAGCCCTATCTTACACCCAACATTTTCGTGCCctaccaccagcagcagcagcagttgcccCAATTCCCGCCATTGGCACCACCGGTGGCAGTGTCCACTGGAAATATTGCCCAGGGACCGGTGATTGCCGGACGCCATGTGGATCACCTGAATGTGCAGCTGCCCACGCTGGCCAATGGCTTGATACCTGGCCTGCAATTGGCCCAAAAGCGGAGCGACGTTTCGGCCAGTCAGCTGCAGCTCACGGACACCACGGCCAAGGGCAGCTTGTCCGGATCTGGCAAGAGCCGGGAACGTGCCTTCTATGCCGGACGCACATCCTACGATGTGCCGCAGAGCAGCGTGGGTCGATTGCCCAACGATATTACACAGCAACTACGACGCCGGTTGCGGCGCTACTAG